A genomic region of Raphanus sativus cultivar WK10039 chromosome 6, ASM80110v3, whole genome shotgun sequence contains the following coding sequences:
- the LOC130497032 gene encoding probable elongation factor 1-gamma 2 — MALVLHTYKGNKGAYKALIAAEYAGVKIEESSNFQMGVTNKSPEFLKMNPIGKVPVLETPQGPIFESNAITRYVSRVNGDIPLNGSSLIDYAHIEQWIDFASLEIDANMLRWFAPRMGYAPFSAPAEEAAIAGLKRGLDALNTHLASNTYLVGHSVTLADIVTICNLNLGFATVMTKSFTSEFPHVERYFWTMVNQPNFKKVIGDAKQTQAVPPVPSKKAAQPAKPKEEPKKPAPAAEAPKFAEEEEAPKPKAKNPLDLLPPSPMVLDEWKRLYSNTKSNFREVAIKGFWDMYDPEGYSLWFCDYKYNDENMVSFVTLNKVGGFLQRMDLARKYAFGKMLICGSEAPFKVKGLWLFRGPEIPKFIMDEVYDMELYEWTKVDISDEAQKERVSQMIEDAEPFEGEALLDAKCFK; from the exons ATGGCATTG GTTCTACACACTTACAAGGGAAACAAAGGTGCCTACAAGGCACTCATCGCTGCAGAGTATGCAGGTGTCAAGATCGAGGAGTCCTCCAACTTTCAGATGGGCGTCACCAACAAATCTCCCGAGTTTCTCAAGATGAACCCCATTGGAAAGGTTCCCGTGCTTGAGACTCCACAAGGTCCCATCTTTGAGAGCAATGCCATCACCCGATACG TGAGCCGTGTGAATGGTGACATCCCTTTGAATGGATCATCCCTCATTGATTAC GCTCACATTGAGCAATGGATTGATTTTGCCTCGTTGGAGATTGATGCTAACATGCTGAGGTGGTTCGCTCCAAGGATGGGCTATGCTCCTTTCTCTGCTCCT gCTGAGGAAGCTGCTATTGCTGGATTGAAGAGAGGACTTGATGCTCTTAACACCCATCTCGCCTCCAACACTTACCTCGTTGGACACTCTGTTACCCTCGCGGATATTGTAACCATCTGCAACTTGAACTTGGGATTTGCCACCGTGATGACCAAGAGCTTCACCTCTGAGTTCCCTCATGTTGAGAGATACTTCTGGACAATGGTCAACCAACCCAACTTCAAGAAGGTGATTGGTGATGCCAAGCAGACCCAAGCTGTCCCTCCTGTTCCTTCTAAGAAAGCTGCGCAGCCTGCAAAGCCCAAGGAGGAGCCTAAGAAGCCTGCCCCTGCAGCAGAGGCACCCAAGTTTGCTGAGGAGGAAGAAGCACCAAAGCCCAAGGCCAAGAATCCTCTTGATTTGCTACCACCTAGCCCAATGGTTCTTGATGAGTGGAAGAGGCTTTACTCCAACACCAAGTCCAACTTCCGTGAGGTTGCAATCAAAG GATTCTGGGACATGTACGATCCAGAGGGATACTCGCTATGGTTCTGTGACTACAAGTACAACGACGAGAACATGGTTTCGTTTGTTACACTGAACAAGGTTGGTGGGTTCCTCCAGCGAATGGACTTGGCACGTAAATATGCCTTTGGAAAGATGCTCATTTGCGGGTCAGAGGCTCCTTTCAAGGTGAAGGGTTTGTGGCTGTTCCGTGGACCAGAAATCCCCAAATTCATTATGGATGAGGTCTACGACATGGAGCTCTACGAGTGGACCAAAGTTGATATCTCTGACGAAGCACAGAAAGAGCGTGTTAGCCAGATGATTGAAGATGCCGAGCCTTTTGAAGGTGAGGCTCTTTTGGACGCCAAGTGCTTCAAGTGA
- the LOC108811815 gene encoding probable serine/threonine-protein kinase At1g09600 has translation MGCVSSKGVRTNDGYMETNHVPIPKDNNNNKKQASSEETSVNGNDATLRLIPNTSAVFSDDEEEEEKKEESFEMKSLSVSQKDSTVVELLDNVGPLQPRVSRSVTNGDRTSKVIAGWPSWLVSVAGEALTGWLPRCADSFEKLEMIGQGTYSNVYRARDLETNQIVALKKVRFANMDPESVRFMAREIIILRRLNHPNVMKLLGLIISKASGSLYLVFEYMDHDLTGLASTPGINFSQPQIKCYMKQLLLGLEHCHSCGVLHRDIKGSNLLLDRNNNLKIADFGLSTFYKRKQPLTSRVVTLWYRPPELLLGSTDYGVTADLWSTGCILAELFTGKPLLPGRTEVEQMHKIFKLCGSPSEEYWRRSRLRHATIFKPQHQYKRCLAETYKDLIPSSALALLDVLLAVEPEARGTTSSALQSEFFTTKPFPSEPSSLPRYQPRKEFDIKLREEEARRRKGASSKQNEQRRVSKESRAVPAPGANAELLASIQKRLGETNQTSMSETFNPEGDSGSGFRIEPHNPYPVYTNGDNHPNGSSHLRTQRSYVQRGGAQLSRFSNSVATNRDGSSQFGSMRDALVNQRWLEDGSGNFNLSQRLLEKPNGLMRKDDPSSSSKGPLMGYDGEKRERIHYSGPLISGEGNLDEMLKEHERQILLAVRRAQADKAKRDVSRQTRGSLLANGR, from the exons ATGGGCTGCGTATCCTCAAAAGGAGTGCGAACCAACGACGGTTACATGGAGACCAACCATGTCCCTATCCcaaaagacaacaacaacaacaagaaacaAGCTTCTTCAGAGGAAACAAGCGTTAATGGAAACGACGCTACATTGAGGTTAATACCCAACACGAGTGCTGTCTTCTCTGATgacgaagaagaggaggagaagaaggaagagagcTTCGAGATGAAATCTCTATCAGTATCTCAAAAAGACAGCACCGTCGTCGAGTTACTCGATAATGTAGGACCCTTGCAGCCGAGAGTGAGTCGTAGTGTTACCAATGGAGACAGGACATCTAAGGTTATTGCCGGTTGGCCTTCTTGGTTGGTTTCCGTTGCTGGTGAAGCTCTCACTGGATGGCTTCCTCGTTGTGCTGACTCCTtcgagaagttagagatg attgggCAAGGGACGTATAGCAATGTGTACAGAGCCCGTGATCTCGAAACGAACCAGATCGTTGCACTGAAGAAGGTTCGGTTTGCTAATATGGATCCTGAGAGTGTGAGGTTCATGGCCAGAGAGATTATCATCCTCCGCAGGCTTAACCATCCTAACGTTATGAAACTCCTAGGTCTTATCATTTCAAAGGCTTCAGGAAGTTTGTATCTTGTTTTTGAATACATGGACCATGATCTTACTGGCCTTGCTTCCACCCCTGGGATTAACTTCTCTCAACCACAG ATTAAATGCTATATGAAGCAGTTGCTGCTTGGCTTAGAACATTGCCATAGCTGTGGTGTGTTGCACCGTGACATCAAGGGATCAAATCTTCTGCTAGATCGTAACAACAATCTCAAGATTGCTGATTTTGGTCTTTCTACTTTTTACAAACGGAAACAGCCTCTGACTAGCCGTGTTGTGACCTTGTGGTACCGCCCGCCTGAGCTTCTCCTCGGTTCCACAGACTATGGGGTCACGGCTGATCTGTGGAGCACTGGATGCATACTTGCTGAGCTCTTTACTGGAAAGCCTCTTCTTCCCGGAAGAACAGAG GTAGAACAAATGCACAAGATCTTTAAACTCTGCGGATCACCTTCTGAGGAGTATTGGAGAAGATCAAGATTGCGGCATGCAACTATCTTTAAACCTCAACATCAGTACAAGCGATGTTTAGCTGAGACATATAAGGATCTAATCCCTTCTTCAGCTTTGGCTCTCCTTGATGTCCTTCTTGCTGTAGAGCCAGAAGCACGTGGAACCACATCCTCTGCCCTTCAAAGCGAG TTCTTTACGACAAAACCTTTTCCAAGCGAGCCATCAAGCTTACCGAGATATCAGCCAAGGAAAGAATTTGATATCAAGCTTCGAGAAGAGGAAGCAAGACG AAGGAAAGGTGCGAGCAGTAAACAGAATGAACAAAGACGGGTTTCAAAAGAATCAAGAGCTGTACCTGCCCCGGGTGCCAATGCAGAGTTACTGGCATCAATACAG aaACGACTAGGGGAGACTAACCAAACAAGCATGAGTGAGACGTTTAATCCTGAGGGAGATTCTGGCTCTGGCTTCCGGATCGAACCACACAATCCCTACCCAGTTTACACAAATGGTGACAATCATCCTAACGGGTCAAGCCATCTGAGAACACAAAGGTCCTATGTCCAACGTGGAGGAGCCCAATTGTCAAGATTCTCAAACTCGGTAGCAACTAACCGAGATGGTTCTTCACAGTTTGGAAGTATGAGAGACGCCTTAGTCAATCAACGATGGCTTGAAGATGGTTCAGGGAATTTCAATTTGTCCCAAAGATTGCTTGAGAAACCCAATGGTTTGATGAGGAAAGATGACCCTTCATCCTCTAGCAAAGGACCGTTAATG GGTTAtgatggagagaagagagagaggattCATTACTCAGGACCACTGATCTCAGGAGAAGGTAACTTGGATGAAATGTTGAAAGAACATGAAAGGCAGATCTTGTTGGCTGTACGTCGAGCTCAAGCTGATAAGGCTAAGAGGGATGTTAGCAGACAGACCCGGGGCTCGCTTCTTGCTAATGGGAGGTGA